Proteins encoded within one genomic window of Felis catus isolate Fca126 chromosome C1, F.catus_Fca126_mat1.0, whole genome shotgun sequence:
- the PRPF38B gene encoding pre-mRNA-splicing factor 38B — protein sequence MANNSPALTGNSQPQHQAAAAAAQQQQQQCGGGGATKPAVSGKQGNVLPLWGNEKTMNLNPMILTNILSSPYFKVQLYELKTYHEVVDEIYFKVTHVEPWEKGSRKTAGQTGMCGGVRGVGTGGIVSTAFCLLYKLFTLKLTRKQVMGLITHTDSPYIRALGFMYIRYTQPPTDLWDWFESFLDDEEDLDVKAGGGCVMTIGEMLRSFLTKLEWFSTLFPRIPVPVQKNIDQQIKTRPRKIKKDGKEGAEEIDRHVERRRSRSPRRSLSPRRSPRRSRSRSHHREGHGSSSFDRELEREKERQRLEREAKEREKERRRSRSIDRGLERRRSSRSRERHRSRSRSRDRKGDRRDRDREREKENERGRRRDRDYDKERGNDREKERERSRERSKERRSRGEVEEKKHKEDKDDRRHRDDKKDSKKEKKHSRSRSRERKHRSRSRSRNAGKRSRSRSKEKSSKHKNESKEKSNKRSRSGSQGRTDSVEKSRKREHSPSKEKSRKRSRSKERSHKRDHSDSKDQSDKHDRRRSQSIEPESQEKQHKNKDETV from the exons ATGGCTAACAACAGCCCCGCGCTGACAGGCAACTCGCAGCCGCAGCACCAGGCGGCCGCAGCCGcggcccagcagcagcagcagcagtgcgGCGGCGGTGGCGCCACCAAGCCGGCGGTCTCGGGCAAACAGGGAAATGTGCTGCCGCTGTGGGGCAACGAGAAGACTATGAACCTCAACCCCATGATCTTGACCAATATCCTGTCGTCGCCTTATTTCAAAGTGCAGCTCTACGAGCTCAAGACCTACCACGAGGTGGTGGACGAGATCTACTTTAAG GTCACACATGTTGAACcatgggagaaaggaagcaggaaaacaGCGGGCCAAACGGGGATGTGCGGAGGG GTTCGAGGTGTTGGAACAGGAGGAATAGTTTCTACAGCTTTCTGCCTGTTATACAAATTATTTACCCTGAAGTTAACTCGCAAGCAAGTGATGGGTCTCATAACACACACAGACTCTCCATATATTAGAGCTCTTGGATTTATGTATATAAG GTACACACAGCCCCCTACAGATCTATGGGACTGGTTTGAATCCTTCCTTGATGATGAAGAG GACCTAGATGTGAAGGCTGGTGGAGGCTGTGTAATGACCATTGGAGAAATGCTACGGTCTTTTCTCACAAAGCTGGAGTGGTTTTCTACCCTGTTTCCAAGAATTCCAGTTCCAGTTCAGAAGAATATTGATCAACAGATTAAAACTCGGCCTAGAAAAATCAaaaaagatgggaaggaaggCGCTGAGGAAATAGACAGACATGTTGAACGCAGGCGTTCGAG gtCTCCAAGGAGATCACTGAGTCCACGGAGGTCCCCAAGAAGGTCAAGAAGTAGAAGTCATCATCGAGAGGGCCATGGGTCTTCTAGTTTTGACCGAgaattagaaagagagaaagaacgcCAGCGACTAGAGCGTGAAgccaaagaaagggagaaagaaaggcgAAGATCCCGAAGTATCGATCGGGGATTAGAACGCAGGCGGAGTAGCAGAAGCAGGGAAAGGCATAGAAGTCGTAGTCGAAGTCGGGATAGGAAAGGGGACCGAAGGGACAGGGAtcgggaaagagagaaagaaaatgagagaggtaGAAGACGAGATCGTGACTATGATAAGGAAAGAGGCAATGAccgagaaaaggagagagagcgaTCGAGAGAACGGTCCAAGGAAAGGAGAAGTAGAGGTGAGgtagaagagaagaaacacaaagaagatAAAGATGATAGGCGGCACAGAGATGACAAAAAGGattccaaaaaggagaaaaaacacagTAGGagtagaagcagagaaaggaaacacagaagtAGGAGTAGAAGTAGAAATGCAGGGAAgcgaagcagaagcagaagcaaagagaaatcaagtaaacataaaaatgaaagtaaagaaaaatcaaataaacgaAGTAGAAGTGGCAGTCAAGGAAGAACTGACAGTgttgaaaaatcaagaaaacggGAACATAGCCCCAgcaaagaaaaatctagaaagcGTAGCAGAAGCAAAGAACGTTCCCACAAACGAGATCACAGTGATAGTAAGGACCAGTCTGACAAACATGATCGTCGAAGGAGCCAAAGTATAGAACCAGAGAGCcaagaaaaacaacataaaaacaaagatgagactgtgtga